The Triticum aestivum cultivar Chinese Spring chromosome 5A, IWGSC CS RefSeq v2.1, whole genome shotgun sequence genomic sequence ACACTCCTCCTCCATCAACCATCTTGCCTCAAACCTAAAACACCCATCACCTTTagcaccttctccctcctgctgCATGCCATCCACCAGAACTGTAATCGGCCTGTGGTCAGAGTGACGAGGATCCCCGTTTATTACTTTATACAGAGGGAACAACCCGCGCCAGTTATTGCATGCCACTGCCCGATCCAGCCTCTCCCTTGTATACCCTTCAACATCATGCCAATTGTTACGCCACGTATAGGGATCTCCTTCAAATCCTAAATCCTCGAGCCCGCACAACTCCAGTGTGGCACGAAAAGCATCCATACACCCCTGGGCTCAAGCCGTCCCTCCTTCCTTCTCATTTGCAAATAGGATTTCGTTAAAATCACCCAAACATAGCCATGGTAGGTTCAGCTACCCCTTCAATGACTTCAATGCCTTCCACGTATTTCCTTTCTCCCCCGCTTTGGACTCCCCATACAAGCCCGTCAACCGCCACTGCACTCCATTTTCCTCCATCACCACCGCATCTATAAAGTATTTATCCTTCCACCGTAGTCGTACATCCACTCCCCTTCGCCAAAAGAGAGCGAGTCCTCCCCGACGACCTTCCGGATCTTTCACCACCATGTTTGGCATACCAAGATTCCACCTCAAATGCTCCATCTCCCTCTCATAGCTTTTAGTTTCAGAGAGAAAGAGCACATCAGGATCTTCTGCCTTCTGTAATTCCAAAAGGCTTCGAACTGGcgcggggttcccaagcccccaaCAGTTCCATGCTATAATTTTCATTTCTGCTTGCGGAGCTGTTCCGACAGCCCCGCCTCATGGTTTTGAGTCATCTTCTCCTCTGTTCGAGCCCTCTTCTgactatcttcctcctcctcgacaacATCCATGTCCATCCCTTGCCTCTTCTCTCCTACGACCACACCAAGACCCTGCTGGTTACCTATCCCCTCCTCCCTTTTCCTCCTCTTAAATCTGGACATTTGCTTCTTTACCTGCTCCTCCTTTTGTGAACTATGGACCAGCCCCTCACTTctcccctctcccacacacacctcTCCCTCCTTCGCCCCACTAGCTACTTTTTCTTTTTCAGTCATGACCGTATCTGCTTTGCCCGCCTCTGCAACCACTACTTCACTCCCTCTATGACTTGTTACATTTGACGTATTCTCATAAGAGAGTTTCTTCCTGATTCCACCATCCCTGGCATTCTCTATAGTCATCGGCGGAGTGGACTTGAGCAGGCTAGTTACTTCTTGCTCAACCCCCTTCTTATCTCCCTTGTCTTTGATCGTCAGGTTGTTATTTTTCTGCCAAGAATCGCTATCGCTCCCAGATAAGCTCCTGTGTCCTCCCCCACTGAAACTCCTCCCACTCCCTCCGCTCCTGCTCCCTCCATAGCTTCTGTTATATGCCCATGAGCCCCGATTTCCTTCCGGGACTCTCTTAGGTATGAAAGCCTTCATCCATGCACCGTATTGGGCCACCTCCCCCTTCTTCAGCTATGAACTACACTCATTGTTCACATGCCCCAGCCTCCCACAGGTATAACAAAAATCGGGCAGAAATTCGTACTCAAACCTACACCAAAGATCCACTTCTCTTCCCCCACCTGGCTCAGCAatccttctcttcttctcctccttgcctTCCTCCCTAGTGAACCCTCGCATTAGAGGTTGCTAAATGTCAATCCTGACTTTGACTCTTAAGAAGCTTCCTGCGGCCATCCCATCAGGTCCAACATCTACTTCCAACGTCTCCCCCATGAACCCACCAATCGCTTCCCCCGCCTCACAACACATCATGCCAAGTGGTAGATTAAAGATCCTGACCCACACTGGTACCCAACGAAATTCATACTCCTTTAGGGTTTTGCTAGGTACAAAATCCTCCACAACCAGGAGACACTTTCCGAACTCCCATGGACCATCCTCCAAAGCCTTCCTTTTCCCCACTGGTTGATGGAAGGTGAACAGAAACGTGTTCTCACCCATGTCTTTGCAATCCAATCCCTTCAGAGGGCACCAGACCCTGGCCAGTGCGTTCGCCAGGCCTTTCGCGTACGCCGGCTTGTCGGACATGAGTTTAGCAATCGCCTGCGGTTCCACCATTCCCACCTTGTTCCCTTCTCCCCAAACGATCTTCCTCCCCTTGCTCTCCATCTCCGACAACTTCAAGCTCTTCATCAGCCCCTCCACACGATCCATCCTACTCAAGGACTCCAATCTGAGCACGAGCCCTCGCACCAAAATCCAGGGCAGAAAATGTGGGGTATGATCGTGCGCCCTAGATCACACGAAAGGCCTTTGGTGTGGGAAAGGAGGAGAAAACAGATCTGGACTCAAATTGATCTACAAGGTTTGGGTTCCGGCGGCGGCACGGGCACAAAAAACCTAGAAGGAGATCGCCTCCTGATCGCCCGAGGAAAACCTAACCGTCACCCACGGGACGGACGTATCTTTTTTGGCAAAAGCGACGTGGTACCTGTTCGTAGCGACAGTTGGCTCTCGAGGGGATGAATCATTTTCTTTCGTGTGGCTGCGCGAAACGTTATACTTGGCGGTGGCATTTCGGCTGTAATATGGGTGAACTCAGGATTCTCATTTTTGTGAAGCTGGGCTGGCCTCGCTCTAGATTTTTGCACTAGGATCGACCACAACTTCCTGAAGCTAGCTTCTTGCTATTATTTCGTTCGCTCAGCTCCGCAGGAGGAGTTTGTGAAGTGTGGAGTGGGAGGACTTCAGAACAGGCCCTATAGCTAGGCCACACTCATAGAACAAGTATATATTGCCAACGTCGTTGACAAATACGTCAACAAGCATTGCCAGTGCTTAAGCTTTATGAACGGAAGACATCAGGAATAAAGTTTCGATCGTATAACCGGAGTGTTCTTACATCAGGCTGGCGTCTTGCGTCCGCGGTTATGCAAGGTGGCGCGTCTTGCGTCCACATGTTGACCGGAGCAAGCTAGCTAAACATATTGAATCATTTCTCTCCGACCTTGGAAATCCAAACCATGTTAAGCAGCGTTACCTGACTGTGAACCATCACCCCGACACAATTCAGAGGGTTATTCCACAAGTTACCTAATTTTGATGGAAATAGAGAAAATTCACAGAGAAGCGCCCTTTGGTTGAGTAGATGCTAGTGGAATATAGATCATACGTATAGGAGAGGTTTGCTCTATCGATgctattatatgcctatagtataatGATTAGTAATTAATGTTGCCTCTTTTTTCAGGCCATGGTGCATGGAGTTCTATATATACGCATGCACAACTATGTTTCACTCTTTTTCGAAAAAGAACTATGTTTCACTCTAGTGCTCAACTTCAACTTGATTCTTGATTCTGCTAATTCAATCAAGACTATAGATAGGCCACACTCATAGAACAACCTATTGCCAAAGTTGTCGACAACCAACTAACATGCCTCGCTGAATGGAACTATGGAAGGCATGCTTAGGCGTGCAACGCTATGCGTATAGCCTACTGCCGGTACATGTTCTACTCGATGGCGCCGTACTGAGCAGTTTGCAGTTAGAAGGAGAACTGAACAACACTGCCGCGTGGTCATTCACACTACTTTTAGTGCAGACATCGAGCTCCTTTCATTTAATTAGGGGAGAGTACATTTAAAGTCAAAGAACAGAAAACCCTAAAAGGAACGATTATAATGTACAAACTACAGCTGAAGATCACTATCCCAAGGGCTTAGGGCATGTGTAGCCGATCCCCTTAAAAATACAGAAGTAAACGGCTGAGTAAACATCATTGGGGTAAATTTACTCCTCTATGGTTTGGTCATTTCTAtccgatcccctaaacttaatggagtaaaattttgtttttgccaaatTATTCTATTTACAATTACATGTTAACTACATATTAGCACACATATAAAACCAAACATAATAATTAATGTTCATACAATTCACGAATATTACAAATTCATAGTTTACAAACCAAATTATTCAACTTCAAACAAACCACATGGTTCAAATGAAGTAAATAACACAATAAAAGCATGACTATGAAGTGCTATGGAGATGCCACTGATGCTCAACAGGATTATGTTGGACCTGCGTATGAACTTGTCGGTTCTCGATCCTCCGATGCGCTTCGAGGAATTCCAAGATCCTATTAGAATCGTGCTTTGGCTCACACTTATATCTCTGCATGCATCCTTTGATCTTGAGCCAGTCATCATACTTCTCCACGGCTTTTGCAAAGGTGAGAACCAGACTTGTGTGCATCCGAAAAGTggcacgaaaatacttttccacatAGGTCGGATTAGGGTTAAAAAAATCTACCATAATCTTGGCATGGCCTCCGCTCTATCACGGTTGAGTTGTATCCGGCCAAACTATGATCCTCTCCTTGGCCACCGAATATCATCATTGAAGATCATGCCGACGACAATTTCAAAGTCACCGTCAccttttttctcctttgatgatgATGAGTCCTCGAAGATCATCTCTCTCACCCTCTTCATCTTCAATTGAAACGACTCGGTTTAGTTCAAAGGGACAAAACAAAACAAGACCAAAACACCTAAAAAATCACCTAGGCAAACCGTCGAATACTTGCAAGGCGGTGGAGGTGTACCCGGCGGCGTTGAGACCAAACAAGCGGGCGGTGAGCCGTGGGGATGACCAACAAAGGTGCGGAATCACGGTGAGATGCGGAGTAGCtaatgaggaagaagatgaggcgGGTTCCGGCGAACGGCTCAGACTCGTGCAGAAAGGCAGAAAGGGCCAAGGGAGGCGGCCATGTAGCGGTGGAGCTAGTGGTTAGTCACCGGCAGGTGCGCCGGCGGTGATGCGGTGTGGGGGTATTGGGGTCGAAAAGTGGCTGCCCAGTTTACTTGGCCGGGTGAAGGACGGGTATATTCAGGCGTCTGCGGGGATGAGGAGTAATTTTTCTACTCCGCTATAAGGTTTAGGAGTTCGGCTAGGTATAGTGTAGGAACACATACAAGGCATATAAAAGATGGGATTGTGTGGTTTAGAGTACACAAACACGTTGACATTTTTTGTAATTTATATATGGTTCGTAACTCAGGATAGTAGTATGAGTAATGACTTGACCTAATCTTTCCACGCATCCCCTATTAAAGAAATACGATGTCCTTACCTGTAAAAATATGAATGTTTGAGGACACAATGTCCTATGTTTTATATTTTCATTCAAGTGAATTGTGAGGCGGTGGGTGCTGGCTCCTTTGTGTTATACTACCAGCTAACACGTCCTTTTGTCAAGACACCAAACATATGCAGGCTCGTCACCTCTCCTCACTCTTAGCTCACCCTCACTTTTTGACTGATGAATAATTAAGGTACATTAATAGTGATGAGACACAAGAACATCCCGTGTTGTAGAGCCTTTGAGAACAGGAGGTGTCGGGATGAGAATATTAGCCAACATGAAGGTGTGCCGTCATTTTGTGACAAAGAGCCTGGTTTTGTGCAATACATACATGGTGGCATAGAAAAGTACGTGGAAGGAGATCATTCGTCGCAGATTCTTGTGATTAGTGagtgtgtcaaaagatgatcagtttggcgtataattgatgtgtCAAATGTAGGAGTGGCAATCACTAGTAATCTCTAAGAATTTTTGATGTACTAAAGACTAAGACATTATGGCAAtttcatatttccaacactaatggACAAACACCGACACGTATTTGCGCCTATAAGTTTGGAGAGAACTCCTCTCAACCAGTTACAACAAATATTCATTATGGTAACTTATGTTTATAAGAGTATATGAAAACTCTTACATCTTTGGAATCTTACTAAGTGTACTATATCTGTAGGTATAAATTTGTCTTTGCACACATTCTTCACTCACGATGATACACCTCACCGGCCAGACATCCATCGATGGTGACGTGCTCAACATCATTGAAACCTCAGAGAGACGACTCACATACATCACGACTTCGATTAAGACATGCATGCACATAAACATATATGCACACACTGACACACATGACACCTCGATGTATCTACCTCCCATGGAGATGATCCTGACACACTTCTGCCGACAATGACCACCACCTTGCTGACGATAACATGCTCACCGTCTTCATCATGTGCGTTAGTAAGGGTCGTCTCATCAACATCAAGAGTAACTTCAAATCATAAGCCTAGCATTCTCTGATACAAATTGCTGGATTTCGCCAGTCACACATGCACACTCACGCGAAATATCACGCGCACTAATAAACTTCTGGGCCAAAGACACCCCTTGTGCATAGATTTATTTTCTCTGTATGACATATGCACATTTTTGGTTTAGCCTAAAGTGAAGCACGAAACAAAAAATGGACATATGCGTTATATATATAGGCAATATCGCGCAGAAGTATTGTTTTTTCAGTACGGTAGTCTTGCGCACCGTTCATCAGGCAAGATATATTTTTTAGAACAGGAGGTTGAAACCATTACAAGATATAATTATAACATCAATAACCAAGTCGTCTTCTTCCACAACAGCGCCTTCAAGTAGGATGAACGTACTCGTGTTGCCATCGTCATGTCCGACCAGGCTAAGACAAGAAATTTCATCCAGGTTGCCGACACTAAATAGTGAAGGTTAGCCTATCAACAACAAGACAACGCCTTCAATAACGAATGGTGCAGATTCACCGCTACTGAGCCCAACCAATAAAGGCCAGGACAAGAGTTTTTACCCCGGACATGACGTACTAGTCCAATTATCATCTTGAAGACATGTCTTCAGCTAGTGGAACCGGCATGTACTCCCTGTGATGCAAAGAGACACTAGTGGATGGGTGGAACGTCCTTCTACCTCGGACGACCTCCATAGGCATGAGGGGGTCGCCCATGTCGTGGTGCAGATCTAACCACCGCCACTCCACTCTGACGCGAGCCGACTTGCAAATCCATGGGGCTGCCCCATGGTCCTCCATGCGAACAAAGCGGGATGTCGCTGTGCTTGATGGGTTGTCGATGCGTCCCTGCCCAAACAACTATTGACTCTGCCACTAGTATCGGGAGCCTCCTAGTGCATAGGCCAATGCCCACGCACGAGAAGAAAAAAAAAACCATCATTAGCCATTCTACGACCATCATCTGGATGCTGGTACTTTGCTGCAAACGCAGCGATGCCACTCGTCCGTGGTACTGGAACTATCGCCGTGTACAGACTCCTTACTTTTGAAATACTAACCTCGAGGACACATGCCTCACCAAATTGAGTTTGTATCTTAGTCGACAAGGAGAAACTGGCTAGCACCCATGTCTATCCATAGTTCATAACGTGATGTACTCGTCAAATTCATGACACAATTCAATCCTTATCATGTTCCATGATGAGGTGGCTAACCCCGTAGGAGTGCCATAATTGGACCAGTACCTCAGCATGGTAAGAATTGGATTGTGTCATAATAAGAAGTAGCTAGCTCATTTGCTCTTTTTGTTTGGCGACCATGCATGCTGGTCTATATATAAACACATCCACCCCTCTTATTCACTTCTCAAGTTTCGTCCATACAGATTGGGATGAGATACATACAAGAACAATCTATGCAAAAGGGGGGTTAAGTGATATACAATCATAGGCTGATGCTTAAAGACAAGGAAAGATCGATGATCAGCTTTGGAAATAGAAGGCACCGGGATGAAAAATTTCAGAGCTTGAAAGGCGTGTGGTGGTTTGTACATGATCAGGTCGTGCGAGCAATGCCTTGGGGTACACTAGTATGCAGTGGTGGAGCCACGGTCGAGCAAAACTGAGCAACTGCCCGCCCAGCCTTGTAAAAATTCACTACAATATGAGTGCAAATTTTAGTTTGGACCTAGTCGAATAACTAAACAAGTAAACTATATTGTGAACTACCCCCTGAGCGCCGCTGTCGGTAGCGGATAGTGGCCTGGACACTTGCCGTTGGGTCCGTGAGTCCCTGAAAAAATGGATCGGTGCAGGACTGGATGATCGGCCATCGCGGGCGTGCAATCATGGATGAActggcatatactccctccgttccgaattactctctaaacgttcttatattaatttacggaggaagtacttgtcttggatttgtctagatacggatgtatctagactcattttcgTGCTAGATAccttcgtatctagacaaatccaagacaaataattcagaacggagggagtacttaacaaAAGACACAAACTGCGGCCCTAGTCGACTCATCCTCCAAGGAAGGCAGGAGGAAGGTTCTTGGGAGCTCCTAGCTGACGCTCGTGGGCGTCAAAAACACGACCTTCCGCGCAGGGCGCGAtctgaatgggccggcccactcacTGGCGTCACAGCGAGGCAGTTACTAAAAAATCCCAAAAAACTACGCTGTGTCAAAGGATTCCAACTCATAACCCTACGCTAGATTGTTACAGAATCTTTCCACCTGAGATACTGCGTCATAATAATTAGTGTTCTACGTGCATTCTTTAAGAACTAAATGTGCTGACAGTTCccaaccaaaaaagaaaaaaatcaaccATTGAACATTTTTAGTATACATTGAACATTTACGTGATATACAATGAACATTccttaaatacacattgaacattttctgACATATGATGAACAATTTGAATAAACACATTGAACTTTTTTTTATATACACTGAACAAATTGAAAAtaaacattgaacatttttttgatatacactgaacaatttgaatatacacattgaacatttttgtgatatagacTAAACAATTTAaatatacacattgaacattttataatatgcgtttaatttttttaaaatacacaatgaacattttcttaaGGTACTTTTAACAAATATATTATGAACAGTTTTGCAATACATGATGAACTCTTATATAATACACTAAAAGAGAATAAAAGTAAAAATAAACAGGGAAACACAAATTGTTCATCATATTAAAGTATTAATGCAAAACGTACATGATAGAACATGTCCTTAAAGTATTAATGaacgaaaaagaaaaggaaaaaagaaagagaaatagaaagataaagataaaACCAGGAAAAAACAGAAGGAACATGAAAGAACCAGAaaggtaaaacaaaacaaaaaggcgACAGCAGAAACCACAACATTTGAAAACGAAGCGCACAAGTTGGGATCGAACTGCCGACCTCATTCTGGATCCAAGCGAGCCAACCAGCCAAGCTAGCTACCTACAATGGTAAAATTGCAGTGCCTGTATTAAAGTATAAAAGGCAGCGGCAAAACAtgttattttttaaaataaatatttTCATAATATGCGTTGAACAAAATTTAAATTACAGAGAACTTTTAAAAAAACACTGGAAATTTTAAAATACACAactgaacatttttttatatatgatgaacaaattttaaatacacaatgaactTTTTTAATATATGCTGAACATTTTCATAATATACTATGACCATTTTCATAATACACAATGAACAATTTTAGAATGCAAGGTGCACTTCTTTCATAATATACGATGAATATTTTCTTAATATGATGAAGATTTTTGTAATATGCAGTGAACTTTTTATATAATGCACaataaagagaaaataaaaaggaaacataaaagaaaaattgaaccaaaaaaagaaaaagaaaaacaggaaGAAAACA encodes the following:
- the LOC123101631 gene encoding uncharacterized protein, with the protein product MPPPNTSVPWVTVRFSSGDQENARDGGIRKKLSYENTSNVTSHRGSEVVVAEAGKADTVMTEKEKVASGAKEGEVCVGEGRSEGLVHSSQKEEQVKKQMSRFKRRKREEGIGNQQGLGVVVGEKRQGMDMDVVEEEEDSQKRARTEEKMTQNHEAGLSEQLRKQK